The following are encoded together in the Tribolium castaneum strain GA2 chromosome 3, icTriCast1.1, whole genome shotgun sequence genome:
- the dnr1 gene encoding E3 ubiquitin-protein ligase MYLIP, protein MWCLISQANSVVFEVRVDPKAIGQECLEKVCEFVNVQYESDYFGLKYENHKGEESWLNLRNPIDRQVTFHGHTSYLRLSLRVKFWVPPHILQQESTRHQFYLNARLHLLEKRLTAPDWASISRLIAFIAQAECGDFNELDPPRNIYNLATTIAPLDQSEKPGDLLQRIVHEHKKCKGMKSSSAEYWFLKEVSEFENFGEETFTVKNHQNNNTVYGIGPHGITIYKKDGEKELISFTNITSASSHKRTFKLEYLTIDNEGAILNIKLDSSHVASSLYRAITEKHAFYSCETVRSAVTAQFIRDLKGTIVSIFNEDSTLGKKYVFDIRRTCREVYDNARRALYLENTIQEITRANLDYNGNAGECKNSQEKLSRFLDAMTCKICMDGQIDAIFLPCGHGVACMACASRCDRCPLCRSDIAQAKKVFLPIDYLLVGQTTN, encoded by the exons atgtgGTGTCTCATCAGCCAGGCCAATTCGGTCGTTTTCGAAGTCCGGGTCGACCCCAAAGCCATCGGCCAGGAATGTCTCGAGAAG gTGTGCGAATTCGTGAATGTGCAATACGAGTCTGATTACTTCGGATTGAAGTACGAAAACCACAAGGGAGAGGAATCCTGGTTAAATTTACGAAACCCCATCGATCGGCAAGTGACTTTTCACGGCCATACGTCCTATCTGCGCTTATCACTGCGGGTGAAGTTCTGGGTTCCTCCTCACATCTTGCAGCAAGAAAGCACCCGTCACCAGTTTTACCTCAACGCGAGACTTCATCTGTTGGAAAAACGCTTAACAGCCCCGGACTGGGCCAGCATTTCAAGACTGATCGCTTTTATAGCTCAAGCTGAATGTGGCGACTTCAACGAACTTGATCCGCCTCGGaatatttacaatttagcTACAACGATCGCTCCTTTGGATCAGTCGGAGAAACCCGGAGATTTGCTACAGAGGATCGTCCACgagcacaaaaaatgcaaagggATGAAGAGCTCTTCCGCCGAGTATTGGTTTTTGAAGGAAGTGTCGGAGTTTGAGAATTTCGGAGAGGAGACGTTCACGGTGAAAAATCACCAGAATAACAACACGGTGTACGGGATCGGCCCTCATGGCATCACGATTTACAAAAAGGACGGGGAGAAGGAGTTGATTTCGTTCACTAACATAACGAGTGCTTCCTCCCATAAGCGCACTTTTAAACTTGAATATTTGACCATCGATAACGAAGGGGCTATTCTAAATATTAAACTAGATTCTAGCCATGTGGCTAGTAGCTTATATCGGGCCATTACGGAAAAACACGCCTTCTACAGCTGCGAGACGGTTCGCAGTGCCGTAACGGCACAATTTATTCGAGATCTGAAAGGGACCattgtttcaattttcaacGAGGACTCCACATTGGGCAAAAAGTACGTGTTCGATATTCGGAGGACCTGCAGAGAAGTCTACGACAATGCAAGAAGAGCCTTGTATTTGGAAAACACTATTCAGGAAATCACTCGCGCCAATCTCGACTACAACGGCAACGCGGGAGAGTGCAAG AATTCCCAAGAAAAATTGTCGAGATTTCTGGACGCAATGACCTGTAAAATCTGCATGGACGGCCAGATCGACGCGATTTTCCTGCCGTGCGGGCACGGGGTGGCCTGCATGGCGTGCGCCTCGCGCTGCGACAGGTGCCCCCTTTGTCGTTCCGACATCGCACAAGCGAAGAAGGTGTTTTTGCCCATTGACTACCTCCTGGTGGGTCAGACTACGAATTGA